The Paenibacillus sp. MBLB1832 genome has a window encoding:
- a CDS encoding helix-turn-helix domain-containing protein has product MIGKRVQQLRKEKGLSLTELAERAGVAKSYISSLERDIQKNPSIQFLEKIAAVLKVPLERLIDDQQDETAINESELDEEWFDIIREAMTSGVDKQQFREFLDFNKWKMKRPNEE; this is encoded by the coding sequence ATGATTGGTAAACGAGTACAACAATTGCGCAAAGAAAAGGGCTTGTCCTTAACAGAACTTGCTGAACGGGCAGGCGTGGCAAAATCGTATATTAGCAGCTTAGAGCGAGATATCCAGAAAAATCCTTCGATTCAATTTCTAGAGAAAATAGCTGCTGTGTTAAAGGTGCCCCTCGAGAGATTGATTGACGATCAACAAGATGAGACTGCGATTAATGAAAGTGAATTAGATGAGGAATGGTTCGATATTATTCGGGAAGCAATGACCTCTGGCGTGGATAAGCAGCAATTTCGCGAGTTTCTGGATTTCAACAAGTGGAAGATGAAACGTCCGAACGAAGAATAA
- a CDS encoding asparagine synthase-related protein, with protein sequence MSAISGVYYFNHEAMNIEDGMILMQGLRQYPSDDIRIWHSDNVFFGCHAQWITPESVGERLPRFSEEKYLAITADAIIDNRQELFERLQVDHTLRKNMTDSELILLAYLKWGEEVPKYLIGDFAFMIWDLRRKLLFGARDFSGTRSLYFYRDPQRFAFCTTIEPLLDLSYVSKSINEQWFAEFLAIPSMVDTVDTLSTAYKNIEQIPPSHSITICDGKVRLSRYCKISFQEPLKFKKNEEYEEAFQSVFQEAVTARTRTHGEVGAQLSGGLDSGAVVSFAAKALSARNKQLQTFSYIPEDHFKDWTSHSYAADERPFIKATVDYVGNISDHYHNFAGNNPLTDLDDSLELMGMPYKFFENFFWLKGIHEKARHKGVKVLLSGARGNYSISWGSWNMTVNYYASLFKRLKWTRLYQELNQYCTNFKTGKSVMLPVVIKRAFPSIYRNSSIHNSSDNPNQTLISDSFAQRTNVYARLLEYGVDITGTSAENPYEIRKRHFEQLYHWNKNGIVGTKLSLRYAVWDRDPTNDLRVIRFCLAVPEEQYVKDGLQRSLIRRSTKNMLPDKVRLNQQVRGIQVADVIHRIASNWHAFIEELNQLVRDPSVSEMLNIGVIKKAITKMGNEPRPELVFENEFRILTRSLMVYRFIKKFT encoded by the coding sequence TTGAGCGCAATCAGTGGGGTTTATTATTTCAACCACGAGGCTATGAATATAGAAGATGGAATGATTTTAATGCAAGGCTTAAGGCAATATCCATCGGACGATATTCGAATTTGGCACAGTGACAACGTATTTTTCGGATGTCATGCGCAGTGGATTACTCCTGAGTCGGTCGGTGAAAGGCTGCCGCGATTTAGTGAAGAAAAGTATCTGGCGATTACCGCAGACGCGATCATTGATAATCGACAAGAATTGTTTGAAAGACTCCAAGTAGATCATACTTTAAGAAAGAATATGACAGATAGCGAATTAATTTTACTCGCTTACTTAAAGTGGGGAGAGGAAGTTCCAAAGTATTTAATTGGTGATTTTGCGTTCATGATTTGGGATCTCAGGAGAAAGCTGCTATTCGGAGCTAGAGACTTTTCTGGGACGCGGTCGCTTTACTTTTATCGGGATCCACAACGGTTTGCCTTTTGTACAACCATTGAACCTCTGCTCGATCTTTCCTATGTTTCAAAAAGCATTAATGAGCAGTGGTTTGCTGAATTCCTGGCTATACCAAGCATGGTTGATACCGTAGATACATTGTCGACAGCTTACAAAAACATTGAACAAATTCCTCCTTCTCACAGTATCACAATATGTGATGGGAAAGTCAGACTTTCAAGATATTGCAAAATATCATTTCAAGAGCCGCTGAAGTTCAAGAAAAATGAAGAATACGAAGAAGCCTTTCAGTCGGTATTCCAAGAGGCTGTTACAGCTAGAACTCGTACTCATGGCGAGGTTGGAGCACAATTAAGCGGAGGACTAGATTCTGGTGCTGTCGTTAGCTTTGCCGCAAAAGCATTAAGTGCGAGAAATAAACAGTTACAAACCTTCAGCTACATACCAGAAGATCATTTTAAAGACTGGACCTCCCATAGTTATGCAGCTGATGAAAGGCCTTTTATAAAAGCAACGGTAGATTATGTAGGCAATATTTCGGATCACTATCACAATTTTGCAGGGAACAATCCCCTAACTGATTTAGATGATTCACTAGAGCTTATGGGGATGCCGTATAAGTTTTTTGAAAACTTCTTTTGGTTAAAAGGAATTCATGAGAAAGCCCGTCACAAAGGGGTAAAGGTACTGTTAAGCGGAGCAAGAGGCAATTACTCCATTTCATGGGGATCTTGGAACATGACAGTTAACTACTATGCGTCTCTTTTTAAAAGGTTAAAGTGGACTCGGCTTTATCAAGAGCTTAATCAGTATTGTACGAACTTTAAAACAGGAAAATCAGTCATGCTTCCCGTCGTCATAAAAAGAGCATTTCCATCCATTTATCGTAATTCGTCCATACATAATTCTTCTGACAATCCCAATCAAACACTAATTAGTGATTCATTTGCACAAAGGACAAATGTTTACGCCAGGCTTCTGGAATATGGTGTAGATATAACAGGAACGTCTGCTGAAAATCCCTATGAAATCAGGAAAAGGCACTTTGAACAGCTGTATCATTGGAATAAAAACGGAATTGTCGGTACGAAACTATCTTTACGTTACGCAGTCTGGGATCGTGATCCTACCAATGATTTAAGAGTCATACGCTTTTGTCTGGCGGTGCCGGAAGAGCAATATGTTAAGGATGGCTTACAACGATCGCTAATTCGAAGATCAACGAAGAACATGCTGCCTGATAAGGTCAGATTAAACCAACAAGTTCGCGGCATTCAAGTGGCCGATGTCATACATCGTATAGCTTCAAATTGGCATGCTTTTATTGAGGAATTAAACCAGCTTGTACGAGATCCAAGCGTTTCAGAGATGCTTAATATAGGTGTAATAAAAAAAGCAATTACAAAAATGGGGAATGAGCCTCGTCCGGAACTCGTGTTTGAAAATGAATTTAGAATATTAACGCGAAGTTTAATGGTTTATCGGTTTATAAAAAAGTTTACATGA
- a CDS encoding metallophosphoesterase — translation MTNKPLSRRNFLKQGLLGAGAVGMMLAAGSGLYGIFGERNWIQTTKIHLTFGRYPLALAGVRIVQFSDTHIGSYYNIGHLAQLVDLLLQHEPDILCFTGDLFDSKVGRITDEVIPLLSQLQAPMGKFAVLGNHDMRMGSARIKTILEKSGFTVLVNESQRVKRGDGSIHVVGVDEMLHGRPDLPRALKDVSKDEFVLLLAHEPDFADIAWKYPVDLQLSGHSHGGQIRIPFYGSLFMPELGQKYSLGLYKFEGSDFHVYTNRGIGTTLFPIRFNCRPEISVFVLDSVHA, via the coding sequence ATGACGAATAAACCCTTAAGTCGCAGAAACTTTCTTAAGCAAGGACTACTGGGGGCGGGCGCCGTCGGCATGATGCTGGCAGCTGGCAGCGGCTTGTACGGCATCTTTGGCGAGCGCAACTGGATTCAGACAACCAAGATTCATCTTACATTTGGACGTTATCCCTTAGCGCTTGCAGGTGTGCGGATCGTCCAATTCAGTGACACGCATATTGGCAGTTACTATAATATCGGGCATTTAGCTCAACTGGTAGATCTCCTTCTGCAGCATGAGCCTGACATCTTATGCTTTACAGGTGACTTATTTGATTCCAAAGTAGGGCGAATTACCGATGAAGTGATTCCATTGCTGTCCCAACTGCAAGCGCCAATGGGGAAATTCGCTGTGCTGGGGAATCATGATATGCGAATGGGCTCAGCTCGCATTAAGACGATCTTAGAGAAGTCTGGATTTACCGTACTCGTGAATGAAAGTCAGCGGGTTAAACGCGGTGACGGGAGCATCCATGTCGTTGGCGTAGATGAAATGCTGCACGGTAGGCCTGACCTGCCTCGTGCGCTTAAAGATGTTAGCAAGGACGAATTCGTCCTGTTGCTCGCACATGAACCTGATTTCGCAGACATCGCATGGAAATATCCCGTTGATTTGCAGTTATCAGGGCACAGCCATGGCGGCCAAATACGAATCCCTTTCTATGGCAGTCTATTTATGCCGGAATTGGGGCAGAAGTATTCGCTTGGTTTATACAAGTTTGAGGGCAGCGACTTTCATGTATACACGAATCGCGGTATCGGTACAACGCTGTTTCCTATTCGATTCAATTGTCGTCCAGAAATTAGTGTATTCGTGCTAGATTCGGTACATGCATAA
- a CDS encoding anti-repressor SinI family protein produces MVNQLESEEFDAEWIHLIVSARKMGLTMEDIRAFLRNPFTIKKHGMGSNENDPCLST; encoded by the coding sequence ATGGTAAACCAACTAGAAAGCGAAGAGTTTGATGCGGAGTGGATTCACCTTATCGTAAGCGCTCGTAAGATGGGGTTGACAATGGAAGACATTCGAGCTTTCCTCCGGAACCCTTTTACAATAAAGAAGCATGGTATGGGCTCGAATGAGAACGATCCTTGCCTGTCCACGTAA
- a CDS encoding helix-turn-helix domain-containing protein, giving the protein MKYGDRIALLREKRGLTQEELSIKIGISRASLSHYETSRREPDYETINKIANFFHVSIDYLLGRTKLEDAVLDHDVRDFVENLDLTDEGILQKFSLTVDGKPLSSEEARRFIAFVRAERSLE; this is encoded by the coding sequence CTGAAGTACGGAGATCGCATTGCACTTTTACGTGAAAAAAGAGGACTGACCCAAGAAGAACTATCCATTAAGATAGGTATTTCCAGAGCATCCCTTTCTCATTATGAAACAAGCCGCCGCGAACCTGATTACGAAACGATTAATAAGATCGCGAACTTCTTTCATGTTTCTATTGACTATTTGCTTGGTCGTACGAAGCTGGAAGATGCCGTTCTAGACCATGATGTGCGTGATTTTGTCGAAAATCTAGATTTAACCGATGAGGGCATCCTTCAGAAATTCTCTTTAACGGTTGATGGCAAACCTCTGTCTTCCGAAGAAGCTAGAAGATTCATAGCCTTTGTTAGAGCTGAGCGTTCGTTGGAGTAA
- a CDS encoding tyrosine-type recombinase/integrase, translated as MQVVQPIREQEKIEQIQEVLREQSIRDWLLFTIGINSGLHLSDLLYLRVKDVVDRNVVSVREEKTGKVKTFQLSAQLKAYIKEYVQYMDADSYLFPSQRTGNPIKRIRVYRILNQAAKQVGLTDIGTHTLRKTYGYHYYLRTKNVSVLRDLFNQSAPSVTLKYIGVNN; from the coding sequence ATGCAAGTTGTTCAACCAATTAGAGAACAAGAGAAAATTGAGCAGATTCAGGAAGTGTTGAGGGAGCAATCGATTCGAGACTGGCTTCTTTTTACAATTGGAATTAATTCAGGTCTTCATCTGAGTGATCTTCTCTACTTACGAGTGAAAGACGTGGTAGATCGAAATGTTGTGAGCGTACGCGAGGAAAAAACGGGTAAAGTGAAGACGTTTCAGTTGTCAGCCCAACTTAAGGCGTATATTAAAGAATATGTTCAGTATATGGACGCGGATAGCTACCTGTTTCCATCCCAGCGAACAGGCAACCCCATCAAACGCATTCGCGTTTATCGCATTCTTAATCAGGCTGCTAAGCAGGTGGGACTAACGGATATCGGCACACACACGCTTCGTAAAACGTATGGATATCACTACTATTTGAGAACGAAAAATGTGTCCGTGCTGAGAGATCTGTTTAATCAATCTGCGCCATCAGTCACGTTGAAGTACATTGGCGTCAATAATTGA